In Streptococcus parauberis NCFD 2020, the sequence CTAATTCTAACCGAAGAGCATCTGTAAAACCAATCATGGCAAATTTGGTCGCGGAGTAAACACTCGATTTACTTGTTGAGACTAGACCTGCAATTGAGATGACATTGATAATGTGCCCCTTACCACGCGCAGCCATTTTTTGTCCAAAAAGACGGGCAAAATGCATGGAAGCGAAGGTATTAACCTTAAACATATCCTCTACTTCTTGACTGTTAAACTGATCGTAAAATTTAAAGGCGCCATAGCCGGCATTATTAATTAAGACATCAATTTGGCCAAATTCTTGTGTAATGGATTCAACAATGGTTTCAATTTCCTGATGGTGACTAATATTTAAGGCATAACACATCTTGTTACTTCTGTTTTGGTACATTTTCTCAAGTTTAGCTTTATCACGGCCAAGTAAAATCAAAAAATC encodes:
- a CDS encoding SDR family NAD(P)-dependent oxidoreductase, with amino-acid sequence MAGRKIVITGASGGLAEAIIKQLPTDDFLILLGRDKAKLEKMYQNRSNKMCYALNISHHQEIETIVESITQEFGQIDVLINNAGYGAFKFYDQFNSQEVEDMFKVNTFASMHFARLFGQKMAARGKGHIINVISIAGLVSTSKSSVYSATKFAMIGFTDALRLELADRGVHVTSINPGPIRTKFFEVADPDGNYLKSVDQLALEADHVANKVVTCIGTNKREINLPLLLAFTAKWYALFPRFSDFLARKVFNFK